In Microbacterium pumilum, the following proteins share a genomic window:
- a CDS encoding HAMP domain-containing sensor histidine kinase translates to MFLRNALIASVDAQLVQLVGTDVTTPLFTVRVVDGQAYFIPDSTAAPTSYFVAVYSPDGALLASAGGSGAPDPIFPESKTVENTVTQGTSPFPIPSSAGGAPYHASIDLIEVAGVRDNYTQLVALPLAPTNQVVAQYIGIYSLLALVILIGSAFLTRWLVTLTFRSLGQVESTAMTIAAGDFSQRMTDIEPMKTEVGRLKRAINAMLDRVDAALSQRDATVRQMRRFIGDASHELRTPLVTVRGYAELYRMGAISGDDNIHQAMDRIEKEAIRMGLLVEDLLALARLDERRDVVIGPVDLRPVARDAALDVRAASPLRQVTVIDTTLEDDEPAPVPSPPAEPPGKRRAPSAPSAIARAGGATLSLLRRRPRPVSASDVTGANEFPRLTPVELGEQEGFATGLAAPIVHGDENRIRQVVANLLGNARRFTSEDSPIELRVGVDFGTRMGWIEVVDHGEGIPDPIKEKIFQRFWRADTSRARETGGTGLGLSIVLSIIEALHGSVAVLDTPGGGATFRVGFPLVDERDAAEHLHLETQPIERLTLSDGD, encoded by the coding sequence GTGTTCCTTCGCAACGCGCTGATCGCGAGCGTCGATGCCCAGCTCGTTCAGCTGGTGGGCACGGATGTGACAACCCCGCTCTTCACGGTGAGAGTCGTCGACGGTCAGGCTTACTTCATCCCGGACAGCACCGCCGCGCCCACGAGCTACTTCGTCGCCGTGTACAGCCCCGACGGGGCTCTGCTGGCGAGCGCCGGTGGAAGCGGAGCCCCCGACCCGATCTTCCCCGAGAGCAAGACCGTCGAGAACACGGTGACACAGGGAACGTCGCCGTTCCCGATTCCGAGCTCCGCGGGAGGTGCGCCCTACCATGCGAGCATCGACCTGATCGAGGTCGCCGGTGTGAGGGACAACTACACGCAGCTCGTGGCCCTCCCCCTGGCTCCTACGAATCAGGTCGTGGCGCAGTACATCGGCATCTACAGCCTGCTCGCACTCGTCATCCTGATCGGCAGCGCATTCCTCACCCGCTGGCTGGTCACCCTCACGTTCCGAAGCCTCGGGCAGGTCGAGTCGACCGCCATGACGATCGCCGCCGGCGACTTCAGCCAGCGCATGACCGACATCGAGCCGATGAAGACCGAGGTCGGGCGTCTCAAGCGGGCGATCAACGCCATGCTCGACCGCGTCGACGCCGCCCTCTCGCAGCGGGACGCCACCGTCCGCCAGATGCGCCGTTTCATCGGCGACGCCAGCCATGAGCTGCGCACCCCTCTCGTGACGGTGCGCGGCTATGCCGAGCTCTACCGGATGGGCGCGATCAGCGGCGACGACAACATCCACCAGGCGATGGACCGCATCGAGAAGGAGGCCATCCGGATGGGCCTCCTTGTGGAGGACCTGCTCGCCCTCGCGCGTTTGGACGAGCGGCGGGATGTCGTGATCGGTCCTGTCGATCTGCGGCCGGTGGCACGGGATGCCGCGCTCGATGTGCGCGCCGCATCCCCCCTGCGTCAGGTCACCGTCATCGACACGACGCTCGAAGACGACGAACCCGCTCCCGTCCCATCCCCCCCGGCCGAGCCGCCGGGAAAGCGGCGCGCACCGTCGGCGCCCTCGGCGATCGCCCGCGCCGGAGGCGCCACCCTCTCGCTGCTGCGCCGTCGGCCGCGCCCGGTGTCGGCCAGCGACGTGACAGGGGCGAACGAGTTCCCTCGGCTGACGCCTGTCGAGCTCGGCGAGCAGGAGGGCTTCGCCACCGGGCTCGCGGCGCCGATCGTGCACGGCGACGAAAACCGGATCCGGCAGGTGGTCGCCAACCTCCTCGGCAACGCGCGACGCTTCACATCGGAGGACTCCCCCATCGAGCTGCGGGTCGGCGTCGACTTCGGAACGCGGATGGGGTGGATCGAGGTCGTCGACCACGGCGAGGGCATCCCCGACCCGATCAAGGAGAAGATCTTCCAGCGTTTCTGGCGAGCCGACACGTCGCGCGCCCGCGAGACCGGCGGCACCGGCCTCGGGCTGTCGATCGTCCTGTCGATCATCGAGGCCCTGCACGGCTCGGTGGCCGTCCTCGACACTCCGGGCGGTGGCGCGACGTTCCGAGTCGGCTTCCCCCTCGTCGACGAACGGGATGCCGCCGAGCACCTGCATCTCGAGACCCAGCCGATCGAGCGCCTGACGCTCAGCGACGGCGACTGA
- a CDS encoding nitroreductase family protein codes for MTGALEAVRARRSWSRVTDAAPSHAELLTLVSAAGRVADHSSLRPWRLIELRGSDRERLGRAINKANGDRGSSSKPLRAPLLIAIVASYRKSSKVPRWEQEAVASGVAHVLSLLLDEAGWGVLWRTGDYTRSKAIAKAHGLGKNEELLGWLYVGGKPPRSRLGRRRAVDARHHIARMPKAKAAKADDHAE; via the coding sequence ATGACGGGTGCCCTCGAGGCGGTCCGGGCCCGTCGCTCGTGGTCGAGGGTGACGGATGCCGCTCCCTCGCATGCCGAGCTGCTGACGCTCGTCTCGGCCGCGGGCCGCGTCGCCGACCACTCGTCGCTGCGGCCGTGGCGGCTGATCGAGCTGCGCGGCTCGGACCGCGAACGACTCGGACGGGCGATCAACAAGGCGAACGGCGACCGCGGCTCGTCGTCGAAGCCGCTCCGTGCCCCGCTGCTGATTGCGATCGTGGCCAGCTATCGCAAGAGCAGCAAGGTTCCGCGCTGGGAGCAGGAGGCCGTCGCGTCGGGCGTCGCCCACGTCCTCAGCCTGCTGCTCGACGAGGCGGGATGGGGAGTCCTCTGGCGGACGGGTGACTACACCCGCTCGAAGGCGATCGCGAAGGCGCACGGACTCGGCAAGAACGAGGAGCTGCTGGGCTGGCTATACGTGGGGGGAAAGCCTCCCCGCTCTCGCCTGGGCAGGCGCCGGGCCGTTGATGCGCGCCACCACATCGCGCGCATGCCGAAGGCCAAGGCTGCCAAGGCGGACGACCACGCCGAGTAG
- a CDS encoding sn-glycerol-3-phosphate ABC transporter ATP-binding protein UgpC, which produces MASVTFDNATRLYPGGTRAAVDKLNLEVADGEFLVLVGPSGCGKSTSLRMLAGLEEVNSGRILIGDRDVTDVPPKDRDIAMVFQNYALYPHMTVAENMGFALKIAGVGKEERAARVLEAAKLLDLEEYLTRKPKALSGGQRQRVAMGRAIVRQPQVFLMDEPLSNLDAKLRVQTRTQIASLQRRLGVTTVYVTHDQTEALTMGDRIAVLKDGILQQVGTPRDLYERPNNVFVAGFIGSPAMNLFAADLAEGGVQFGSEVVPLDRDTVGRANGSGVTVGVRPEDIVVGPADGKGLSVVVDLVEELGADGYLYGHTDIAGKRTDIVARVDGRRHPNAGDTVTLAATAGHVHAFDLETGERLNDAPVISGT; this is translated from the coding sequence ATGGCGTCAGTCACGTTTGACAACGCAACCCGCTTGTACCCCGGGGGCACCCGTGCCGCCGTCGACAAGCTGAACCTCGAAGTCGCCGACGGCGAATTCCTGGTTCTGGTCGGCCCCTCGGGCTGCGGAAAGTCCACCTCGCTGCGAATGCTGGCCGGCCTCGAAGAGGTCAACTCGGGCCGCATCCTCATCGGCGACCGCGACGTCACCGACGTCCCGCCGAAGGACCGCGACATCGCGATGGTGTTCCAGAACTACGCGCTGTACCCGCACATGACGGTCGCCGAGAACATGGGCTTCGCGCTCAAGATCGCCGGCGTCGGCAAGGAGGAGCGTGCAGCTCGCGTCCTCGAGGCCGCCAAGCTCCTCGACCTGGAGGAGTACCTGACCCGCAAGCCGAAGGCCCTCTCGGGTGGCCAGCGTCAGCGCGTCGCGATGGGCCGCGCCATCGTGCGTCAGCCCCAGGTGTTCCTCATGGACGAGCCGCTGTCGAACCTCGACGCCAAGCTCCGCGTTCAGACCCGCACGCAGATCGCGTCGCTGCAGCGCCGTCTCGGCGTCACCACGGTCTACGTCACGCACGACCAGACCGAGGCCCTCACCATGGGTGACCGCATCGCGGTGCTCAAGGACGGCATCCTGCAGCAGGTCGGCACGCCCCGCGACCTGTACGAGCGTCCGAACAACGTGTTCGTCGCCGGCTTCATCGGCTCGCCCGCGATGAACCTGTTCGCGGCCGACCTCGCTGAAGGTGGCGTGCAGTTCGGCTCCGAGGTCGTTCCGCTCGACCGCGACACGGTCGGCCGTGCGAACGGCAGCGGCGTCACGGTCGGCGTCCGCCCCGAAGACATCGTCGTCGGCCCGGCCGACGGCAAGGGTCTCTCGGTCGTCGTCGACCTCGTGGAGGAGCTCGGCGCAGACGGCTACCTTTACGGCCACACCGACATCGCCGGCAAGCGCACCGACATCGTCGCGCGCGTCGACGGCCGCCGTCACCCGAACGCGGGTGACACGGTCACGCTGGCAGCGACGGCCGGTCACGTCCACGCGTTCGACCTCGAGACGGGCGAGCGCCTGAACGACGCTCCGGTCATCTCCGGCACGTAA
- a CDS encoding DMT family transporter translates to MTGADGRAHVPAWILLSGAALVGILTALQARVNGQLGARLDDGLVAAAISFGSGLVILLVLSAALPAGRRGAKALTDGIRARTIPWWMMAGGAAGALTVATQGLAVGVIGVSLFTVGVVAGQAVNGLFLDRIGYGPAGVVAVTVPRVFGGLLALAAVGLALVGGGVSGIPLWMLALPFAAGVGIAWQQATNGRLRQRVGTPLTATLVNFIGGTIILVAAALVRVAIAGAPEALPADPWIYTGGAIGVAYIMLSAALVGYTGVLLLGLGVVVGQLVASVIIDALWPAAGSPGLVQEIAMVVVALLSVAVAAEPWRRRRR, encoded by the coding sequence ATGACGGGCGCCGACGGACGCGCGCACGTTCCGGCCTGGATCCTGCTGAGCGGTGCGGCCCTCGTCGGCATCCTGACGGCCCTGCAAGCCCGTGTGAACGGCCAGCTCGGCGCCCGCCTCGACGATGGGCTCGTCGCCGCGGCGATCTCGTTCGGCTCGGGACTCGTCATCCTCCTGGTGCTCTCGGCCGCGCTGCCCGCCGGTCGTCGCGGGGCGAAAGCCCTCACCGATGGCATCCGCGCCCGCACGATCCCATGGTGGATGATGGCGGGCGGGGCGGCGGGTGCGCTCACGGTCGCGACGCAGGGCCTGGCTGTCGGCGTGATCGGGGTCTCGCTCTTCACGGTCGGAGTCGTCGCCGGGCAGGCCGTGAACGGACTGTTCCTGGACCGCATCGGCTACGGACCCGCGGGAGTGGTGGCCGTCACTGTGCCCCGGGTGTTCGGCGGCCTGCTCGCGCTCGCCGCAGTCGGTCTGGCTCTCGTCGGAGGCGGGGTCAGCGGCATCCCGCTCTGGATGCTCGCGCTGCCCTTCGCGGCCGGTGTCGGCATCGCGTGGCAGCAGGCGACCAACGGCCGGCTGCGTCAGCGCGTCGGCACGCCGTTGACGGCGACCCTCGTGAACTTCATCGGAGGCACGATCATCCTCGTCGCCGCTGCGCTCGTCCGCGTGGCGATCGCCGGCGCGCCCGAGGCATTGCCGGCGGACCCGTGGATCTACACCGGTGGAGCGATCGGCGTCGCGTACATCATGCTGTCGGCCGCACTGGTCGGCTACACCGGAGTGCTGCTGCTCGGACTCGGCGTCGTCGTCGGACAGCTGGTGGCCTCCGTCATCATCGACGCGCTGTGGCCGGCCGCCGGCAGCCCGGGCCTCGTCCAGGAGATCGCGATGGTCGTCGTGGCGCTGTTGTCGGTCGCCGTCGCCGCCGAACCCTGGCGGCGGAGGCGGCGCTGA
- a CDS encoding cold-shock protein → MTQGTVKWFNAEKGFGFITVADGQDVFVHYSNIDMSGFRVLEEGQTVEFTVGAGQKGPQAESVRVVA, encoded by the coding sequence ATGACCCAGGGCACCGTCAAGTGGTTCAATGCCGAGAAGGGTTTCGGGTTCATCACCGTGGCCGATGGGCAGGACGTCTTCGTCCACTACTCCAACATCGACATGTCAGGATTCCGCGTCCTCGAAGAGGGCCAGACGGTCGAGTTCACGGTCGGCGCCGGCCAGAAGGGCCCGCAGGCCGAATCGGTTCGCGTCGTAGCCTGA
- a CDS encoding DUF3263 domain-containing protein produces MPLTDRDRAILAFEGEWRRHAGAKEEAIRSDLGMSPARYYQLLGRLIDTAEAQEHDAMLVKRLRRLRDARRELRLSHASGDAG; encoded by the coding sequence GTGCCCCTCACTGATCGCGATCGCGCCATCCTCGCCTTCGAGGGCGAATGGCGTCGCCACGCGGGTGCGAAGGAAGAGGCGATCCGCTCAGACCTCGGGATGTCGCCCGCCCGGTACTACCAGCTGCTCGGGCGTCTCATCGACACCGCGGAGGCACAGGAGCACGACGCGATGCTCGTGAAACGCCTCCGCAGGCTTCGCGACGCGCGGCGAGAGCTGCGCCTCAGCCACGCCTCCGGCGACGCCGGGTAG
- the msrB gene encoding peptide-methionine (R)-S-oxide reductase MsrB translates to MTYAVDKSDSQWRDELTPQQYAVLRQAGTERAWTGELLDEHRAGLYTCAACGAELFQSGTKFDSHCGWPSFYESIRPEAVELIDDSSHGMQRTEVRCANCGSHLGHVFPDGFGTPTGDRYCMNSLSLDFTPGSDA, encoded by the coding sequence ATGACCTACGCCGTTGACAAGAGCGACTCGCAGTGGCGCGACGAGCTCACCCCCCAGCAGTACGCGGTGCTCCGTCAGGCGGGCACCGAGCGAGCCTGGACCGGCGAGCTGCTCGACGAACATCGAGCCGGGCTGTACACGTGTGCCGCGTGCGGTGCCGAGCTGTTCCAGAGCGGGACGAAGTTCGACTCGCACTGCGGCTGGCCGAGCTTCTACGAGTCGATCCGGCCGGAAGCGGTCGAACTCATCGATGACAGCAGCCACGGCATGCAGCGCACCGAGGTGCGATGCGCAAACTGCGGTTCACATCTCGGGCACGTCTTTCCCGATGGCTTCGGCACGCCCACCGGCGACCGCTACTGCATGAACTCCCTCTCATTGGACTTCACGCCCGGCTCCGACGCATGA
- a CDS encoding WXG100 family type VII secretion target, producing the protein MAVYSVDSDAVLATTAAVRGTIDRLQNETNAMMSHLSQLQASWTGSASVAFQSIVDQWRATQRQVEDSLAGINTALGVAGRQYAEAELATANLFR; encoded by the coding sequence TTGGCCGTCTACTCCGTCGACAGCGACGCCGTCCTCGCCACCACCGCCGCAGTCCGCGGCACCATCGATCGCCTGCAGAACGAGACCAACGCGATGATGAGCCACCTCTCACAGCTGCAGGCGTCCTGGACCGGATCGGCGTCGGTGGCGTTCCAGAGCATCGTGGATCAGTGGCGTGCGACGCAGCGCCAGGTCGAAGACTCGCTCGCCGGCATCAACACGGCGCTCGGCGTGGCAGGGCGTCAGTACGCCGAGGCCGAGCTGGCGACCGCGAACCTCTTCCGCTGA
- a CDS encoding DUF2332 domain-containing protein codes for MPTPADAAVAARYLRFARDEAPGRSALYADWAAGVAADEPTAAVIARIPETHRQPPLVFAVTRLLGAPEAAYPTWAAWLAAHADEVVAEASRRSLQTNEPQRCAALLPALSGVDGPLALLELGASAGLCLYPDRYSYRYAGGVDLDPAGGVSRVVLSCAASGDPPLRLPEVVWRAGIDLAPLDPADPADRRFLTTLVWPGETGRAARIEAALDIAAADPPLMIRGDASDPDVLRAAARRAPAGATLVVTTPGVLPHIPRAGRERLITAVLDLDAVWISIDPPGLHDAWHPRIDPVTWPGFVLGRDGVPLAAVDPLGAFVEWRHGEAASRG; via the coding sequence GTGCCGACCCCCGCCGATGCCGCCGTCGCGGCCCGTTACCTGCGATTCGCTCGGGATGAGGCACCTGGCCGCTCAGCGCTGTACGCCGACTGGGCAGCAGGAGTTGCCGCCGACGAGCCGACAGCGGCGGTGATCGCGCGCATTCCCGAGACGCATCGACAGCCGCCGCTCGTCTTCGCGGTGACGCGGCTGCTCGGCGCGCCGGAGGCCGCATACCCGACGTGGGCGGCGTGGCTCGCTGCGCACGCGGACGAAGTGGTCGCCGAAGCGTCTCGGCGGAGCCTGCAGACGAACGAACCGCAGCGGTGCGCGGCGCTTCTTCCCGCGCTCAGCGGCGTCGACGGCCCGCTCGCCCTCCTGGAACTCGGCGCGAGCGCAGGACTGTGCCTCTACCCCGACCGCTATTCGTACCGCTATGCGGGCGGGGTGGACCTTGATCCGGCCGGCGGCGTGTCGAGGGTGGTGCTCAGCTGCGCGGCATCGGGTGACCCGCCGCTCCGCCTGCCCGAGGTCGTCTGGCGAGCCGGGATCGATCTCGCCCCGCTCGACCCCGCGGACCCGGCCGATCGCCGTTTCCTCACCACACTGGTGTGGCCGGGTGAGACGGGAAGGGCAGCCCGCATCGAGGCCGCGCTCGACATCGCGGCGGCCGATCCGCCGCTGATGATCCGGGGAGACGCGTCCGACCCCGATGTGCTCCGGGCCGCGGCGCGCCGAGCGCCGGCAGGTGCGACGCTCGTCGTCACCACGCCGGGCGTCCTGCCGCACATCCCCCGCGCGGGTCGTGAGCGATTGATCACGGCGGTTCTCGACCTCGACGCCGTGTGGATCTCGATCGATCCGCCCGGACTGCATGACGCGTGGCATCCGCGGATCGATCCGGTGACGTGGCCGGGCTTCGTGCTCGGCCGCGACGGCGTTCCGCTCGCCGCCGTCGACCCGCTCGGCGCTTTCGTGGAGTGGCGTCACGGGGAGGCGGCGAGCCGGGGTTAG
- a CDS encoding DsbA family protein, translating into MSSDESPNPAAPRERRDAVREKAQQVHVKQSRARAMRTASISIAVIAIVAVAAVVVTWAVSSAASKPLMQPANVSDDGFMVTDVSGVGPMSDTSQTDATPTATPTAKATPDPTATPTDQSMVDIRVYVDYLSSGSKDFQLANVQQLSEWVNQDAATLSYYPVAMLTAKSNGTKYSLRAASAAACVATYSPAKFFAFNNALLTQQPDVESDGLTDAELATLAVAVGSDAPKRVSKCIEEQSFSTWAKEATDRALSGLPDTDDVALTGTPMVLVNGTPYVGALDDPKEFAQFVLTIASDAYYQESEETPSPTATP; encoded by the coding sequence ATGTCGAGCGACGAGTCACCGAACCCCGCCGCTCCCCGCGAGCGCCGGGACGCAGTGCGCGAGAAGGCGCAGCAGGTCCACGTCAAGCAGTCGCGGGCGCGTGCGATGCGCACGGCCTCGATTTCGATCGCGGTCATCGCGATCGTGGCCGTGGCTGCGGTGGTGGTGACGTGGGCCGTCTCGTCCGCGGCATCCAAGCCGCTCATGCAACCTGCCAATGTGAGCGACGACGGGTTCATGGTGACGGACGTCAGTGGCGTCGGTCCGATGAGCGACACGAGTCAGACCGACGCGACCCCTACCGCCACGCCGACGGCCAAGGCGACGCCCGACCCGACCGCGACGCCGACCGACCAGTCGATGGTCGACATCCGCGTGTACGTCGACTACCTCTCGTCCGGTTCGAAGGACTTCCAGCTCGCGAACGTGCAGCAGCTGTCCGAGTGGGTCAATCAGGACGCCGCGACGCTGTCGTACTATCCGGTGGCCATGCTGACGGCGAAATCGAACGGCACGAAGTACTCGTTGCGGGCTGCAAGTGCTGCGGCGTGCGTGGCGACGTACTCGCCCGCCAAGTTCTTCGCGTTCAACAACGCACTCCTCACCCAGCAGCCCGATGTCGAGTCGGATGGTCTCACCGACGCCGAGCTCGCGACGCTCGCTGTCGCGGTCGGCTCAGACGCCCCCAAGCGGGTCAGCAAGTGCATCGAGGAGCAGTCGTTCTCGACGTGGGCCAAGGAAGCCACCGACCGGGCGCTCAGCGGTCTGCCCGACACCGATGACGTCGCGCTCACCGGCACCCCGATGGTGCTCGTCAACGGGACCCCCTACGTCGGAGCCCTCGACGACCCCAAGGAGTTCGCCCAGTTCGTCCTGACGATCGCGAGCGACGCGTACTACCAGGAGTCCGAAGAGACACCTTCGCCGACCGCGACCCCGTAG
- the groL gene encoding chaperonin GroEL (60 kDa chaperone family; promotes refolding of misfolded polypeptides especially under stressful conditions; forms two stacked rings of heptamers to form a barrel-shaped 14mer; ends can be capped by GroES; misfolded proteins enter the barrel where they are refolded when GroES binds), with the protein MAKIIAFDEEARRGLERGLNILADAVKVTLGPRGRNVVLEKKWGAPTITNDGVSIAKEIELDDPFEKIGAELVKEVAKKTDDVAGDGTTTATVLAQALVKEGLRNVAAGADPISLKKGIEKAVKAITDQLLEDAREVTSKEEIAATASISAADPTIGELIAEAIDKVGKEGVVTVEESQTFGTELELTEGMRFDKGFINPYFVTDPERQEAVFEDAYILIANQKISNIKDLLPIVDKVIQDGKELVIIAEDVDGEALATLVLNKIRGIFKSAAVKAPGFGDRRKAQLQDIAILTGGQVITEEVGLKLENTTLDLLGRARKVIITKDETTIIEGAGDSAQLEGRVTQIRREIDNTDSDYDREKLQERLAKLAGGVAVIKAGAATEVELKERKHRIEDAVRNAKAAVEEGIVPGGGVALIQAGKIAYETEAITSLVGDEATGANIVRVAIEAPLKQIALNAGLEPGVVANKVAELPAGHGLNAATGEYGDLFAQGIIDPAKVTRSALQNAASIAALFLTTEAVVADKPEKVGAPAGDPTGGMDF; encoded by the coding sequence ATGGCAAAGATCATCGCTTTCGACGAAGAGGCCCGTCGTGGCCTCGAGCGCGGCCTGAACATCCTGGCTGACGCCGTCAAGGTGACGCTCGGCCCCCGCGGTCGCAACGTCGTGCTCGAGAAGAAGTGGGGCGCCCCCACGATCACGAACGACGGCGTCTCGATCGCCAAGGAGATCGAACTCGACGACCCGTTCGAGAAGATCGGCGCGGAGCTCGTCAAGGAGGTCGCCAAGAAGACCGACGACGTCGCCGGTGACGGAACCACGACGGCCACCGTTCTGGCTCAGGCGCTCGTGAAGGAGGGCCTCCGCAACGTGGCCGCCGGCGCGGACCCGATCTCGCTCAAGAAGGGCATCGAGAAGGCCGTCAAGGCCATCACCGACCAGCTGCTCGAAGACGCCCGGGAGGTGACCTCGAAGGAGGAGATCGCCGCGACCGCTTCCATCTCGGCCGCTGACCCCACGATCGGCGAACTCATCGCCGAGGCGATCGACAAGGTCGGCAAGGAGGGTGTCGTCACCGTCGAGGAGTCGCAGACCTTCGGCACAGAGCTCGAGCTCACAGAGGGCATGCGTTTCGACAAGGGATTCATCAACCCCTACTTCGTCACCGACCCCGAGCGCCAGGAGGCGGTCTTCGAGGACGCCTACATCCTGATCGCGAACCAGAAGATCTCGAACATCAAGGACCTTCTGCCCATCGTCGACAAGGTGATCCAGGACGGCAAGGAGCTCGTCATCATCGCGGAGGACGTCGATGGTGAGGCGCTCGCGACTCTCGTGCTCAACAAGATCCGCGGCATCTTCAAGTCGGCGGCCGTCAAGGCTCCCGGCTTCGGGGACCGTCGCAAGGCGCAGCTGCAGGACATCGCGATCCTCACGGGTGGCCAGGTCATCACCGAGGAGGTCGGTCTCAAGCTCGAGAACACCACCCTCGACCTGCTCGGCCGTGCTCGCAAGGTCATCATCACCAAGGACGAGACCACGATCATCGAGGGTGCCGGCGACTCGGCTCAGCTCGAGGGTCGCGTGACTCAGATCCGCCGCGAGATCGACAACACCGACAGCGACTACGACCGCGAGAAGCTCCAGGAGCGTCTTGCGAAGCTCGCCGGCGGCGTGGCCGTCATCAAGGCGGGCGCGGCCACCGAGGTCGAGCTGAAGGAGCGCAAGCACCGCATCGAAGACGCCGTTCGCAACGCGAAGGCGGCCGTCGAGGAGGGCATCGTCCCCGGCGGTGGCGTCGCACTCATCCAGGCCGGCAAGATCGCCTACGAGACCGAGGCCATCACCAGCCTCGTCGGTGACGAGGCCACGGGCGCGAACATCGTGCGTGTCGCGATCGAGGCTCCGCTCAAGCAGATCGCGCTGAACGCGGGTCTCGAGCCGGGCGTCGTCGCGAACAAGGTTGCCGAGCTTCCCGCGGGTCACGGCCTCAACGCCGCGACCGGCGAGTACGGCGACCTCTTCGCGCAGGGCATCATCGACCCGGCGAAGGTCACGCGCTCCGCGCTGCAGAACGCCGCGTCGATCGCCGCGCTGTTCCTCACGACCGAGGCAGTCGTCGCCGACAAGCCCGAGAAGGTCGGGGCTCCGGCCGGCGACCCGACGGGTGGCATGGACTTCTAA
- a CDS encoding LytR C-terminal domain-containing protein, whose translation MPKTTFPRDRFDDLPDAGRVGAHRAENPRMRAWVVLLWAAVATIVLVVLGIFGTLLASGRIELFPTPQPTVTPVPTVEPVVDTSYEVVILNATPQDGLATQMKDVVVAAGWPIDNVLASEAGSDDFPETTVYYLAPEDQAAAAGLAGVIGGALVVQSDTYQPADPAVPQLTVVIGLDRTAAGATPTPAP comes from the coding sequence GTGCCGAAAACGACCTTCCCGCGGGATCGCTTCGACGACCTTCCGGACGCGGGTCGAGTCGGCGCACACCGTGCCGAGAACCCCCGCATGCGCGCCTGGGTCGTGCTGCTTTGGGCGGCGGTGGCGACCATCGTGCTGGTCGTGCTCGGGATCTTCGGCACACTCCTGGCCTCTGGCCGCATCGAGCTCTTCCCGACTCCTCAGCCCACGGTGACCCCGGTGCCGACCGTCGAGCCGGTGGTGGACACCTCGTACGAGGTCGTCATCCTGAACGCGACCCCGCAGGACGGCCTGGCGACGCAGATGAAGGATGTCGTCGTCGCGGCGGGCTGGCCCATCGACAACGTGCTCGCGAGCGAAGCCGGATCGGATGACTTCCCCGAGACGACCGTCTATTACCTCGCGCCGGAGGACCAGGCTGCCGCGGCGGGTCTCGCCGGCGTCATCGGTGGCGCGCTCGTCGTGCAGAGCGACACGTATCAACCCGCCGACCCGGCCGTACCGCAGCTGACCGTCGTCATCGGGCTGGATCGGACGGCGGCCGGGGCGACTCCGACGCCCGCTCCCTGA
- a CDS encoding response regulator transcription factor, which produces MTAPRILVVDDEPNIRDLLITSLRFAGFQVKAVSNGAQTISAVLEEEPDLIILDVMLPDMNGFSVTKRLRGAGYTAPILFLTAKDETEDKITGLNAGGDDYVTKPFSLDEIVARIQAILRRTMQADEESMIRAGELSMDQDTHDVLVGHVSIDLSPTEFKLLRYLMLNPNRVLSKAQILDHVWEYDFNGDAGIVESYISYLRRKIDPHSSEPLIQTKRGFGYMLKAGKTA; this is translated from the coding sequence ATGACCGCACCTCGCATCCTCGTCGTCGACGACGAGCCGAACATCCGCGACCTGCTCATCACGAGCCTCCGATTTGCAGGATTCCAGGTCAAAGCAGTGTCGAACGGCGCTCAGACGATCTCGGCAGTCCTCGAGGAGGAGCCGGACCTGATCATCCTCGACGTCATGCTCCCCGACATGAACGGGTTCAGCGTCACCAAGCGGCTGCGCGGTGCCGGATACACCGCGCCGATCCTCTTCCTCACCGCCAAAGACGAGACCGAGGACAAGATCACAGGCCTCAACGCCGGCGGCGACGACTACGTCACGAAGCCGTTCAGCCTCGACGAGATCGTCGCCCGCATTCAGGCGATTCTGCGGCGCACCATGCAAGCCGACGAAGAGTCGATGATCCGCGCCGGTGAACTCTCGATGGACCAGGACACGCACGACGTGCTCGTGGGCCATGTCTCGATCGACCTGAGCCCCACCGAGTTCAAGCTGCTGCGCTACCTCATGCTGAACCCCAACCGCGTGCTGTCGAAGGCCCAGATCCTCGACCACGTGTGGGAGTACGACTTCAACGGAGACGCCGGAATCGTCGAGAGCTACATCTCGTACCTGCGCCGCAAGATCGATCCGCACTCCTCCGAGCCGCTCATCCAGACCAAGCGCGGCTTCGGCTACATGCTCAAAGCGGGCAAGACCGCCTGA